A genomic region of Pyrus communis chromosome 14, drPyrComm1.1, whole genome shotgun sequence contains the following coding sequences:
- the LOC137714555 gene encoding uncharacterized protein, with translation MTNLAKLEFAALDNTGKNYLTWTTVILPRARYEWTHLRIQDFKSVAEYNSALFRITSQMKLCGDIITEEHMLENTLTTFHASNVLLQQQYRARGYTEYNQLISVLLVAEQNDELLMKNHHSRPTGSAPFPEVNAASLEVNATSSGGDNHKRGRGHKRGR, from the exons atgacgaaCTTGGCGAAGCTTGAATTTGCTGCTCTGGATAATACCGGGAAGAATTACCTGACCTGG acaacggtgattcttccaagggccCGCTATGAGTGGACTCATCTGAGGATTCAAGACTTCAAGTCAGTGGCAGAATACAATTCTGCattgttcagaattacctctcagATGAAGCTCTGTGGGGATATTATTACTGAGGAGCATATGCTGGAAAATACTCTCACcacatttcatgcctccaacgtgctcctgcagcagcagtatagagcgcgaggctacactgagtacaaccagctgatatctgtGCTCTTAGTAGCTGAACAGAATGatgagctcctgatgaaaaaccatcattcccgacctactggatctgcaccattcccagaagtgaatgctgcttccctcgaagtgaacgccacatcctctggtggtgataatcataaacgaggacgtGGCCACAAGCGAGGTCGATAG